In one Paracoccus everestensis genomic region, the following are encoded:
- a CDS encoding thiamine ABC transporter ATP-binding protein, with protein sequence MLEFDGIHVSRGSFTLSADLSIPKGARIAVIGPSGSGKSTLLSLVGGFLAPDRGRIRVAGQDITTLSPGRRPVSTLFQDQNLFPHLTVAQNVGLGLRPDLRLSDPQRARVAQVLAEVGLEGMETRRPANLSGGQQGRVALARVLLRARPVLLLDEPFAALGPALKGEMLALLARIADETEATVLMVTHDPGDARSFAPQTILVDGGMAHPPVPTGLLLDNPPPGLRAYLG encoded by the coding sequence TTGCTTGAATTCGACGGCATCCATGTTTCACGCGGCAGCTTCACCCTGTCAGCCGATCTGTCGATCCCCAAGGGCGCGCGGATCGCGGTGATCGGTCCGTCCGGGTCGGGCAAATCCACGCTGCTGTCGCTGGTGGGGGGATTCCTGGCCCCGGACCGGGGAAGGATCCGCGTGGCGGGGCAGGACATCACCACCCTTTCGCCCGGTCGGCGCCCGGTATCGACGCTGTTCCAGGACCAGAACCTGTTCCCGCATCTCACGGTCGCGCAGAACGTGGGCCTTGGCCTGCGCCCGGATCTGCGCCTGTCCGATCCGCAGCGTGCCCGCGTGGCGCAGGTGCTGGCCGAGGTCGGGTTGGAGGGGATGGAGACGCGCCGCCCCGCCAACCTGTCGGGCGGCCAGCAAGGGCGCGTGGCCCTGGCCCGCGTGCTGCTGCGCGCGCGTCCCGTGCTGCTGCTGGACGAACCCTTCGCGGCGCTTGGACCGGCATTGAAGGGGGAAATGCTGGCCCTGCTGGCGCGGATCGCCGATGAAACCGAGGCTACGGTCCTGATGGTCACGCATGATCCCGGCGATGCCCGCAGCTTCGCGCCGCAGACGATCCTGGTCGATGGCGGCATGGCTCATCCACCGGTGCCAACCGGGCTGCTGCTGGACAACCCGCCGCCGGGGCTGCGCGCCTATCTGGGCTAA
- a CDS encoding thiamine/thiamine pyrophosphate ABC transporter permease ThiP produces the protein MAAGIFRLTRAEAGGAVAATGLALLIGGTLAAVMWQAQGLSGLGPWDWRAVWFTLWQAALSATLSSALAIPVARALARRRFPGRSALVTLLGAPFILPVIVAIMGLIAVFGRNGAINDALRLAGLPEVSIYGWQGVILAHVFFNLPLSVRLILQGWQAIPAERFRLAASLGFGPRDVARHLERPMLRAVLPGVWLAVFLVCLTSFTVALALGGGPRATTVELAIYQAFRFDFDLGRAASLGLVQIGICVCAMMLAWWIAIPAAFGAGLDAAHMPAAPGGWRRISDALVITVAAGFLIWPMGAVTARGLPQIPALPPEVWEAALRSMVMALISATLALILTLVLALSLARGRMQWVETAGMLPLIASPLVLGTGLFILLRPWVDPQSLALPLTVGVNAIMALPFGLRALIPAARTLQRDYGRLADSLEMGGLARLRYLTLPRLARSLGFTGGLAAALAMGDLGVITLFAGDRPTLPLQMYQLMNSYRMADASACAVLLMAISFGLFWIFDRGGHLA, from the coding sequence ATGGCTGCGGGCATTTTCCGGCTGACGCGGGCCGAGGCCGGGGGGGCGGTCGCCGCAACCGGACTGGCCCTGCTGATCGGGGGAACGCTTGCCGCAGTCATGTGGCAGGCGCAGGGGCTGTCCGGGCTTGGCCCCTGGGACTGGCGCGCGGTCTGGTTCACGCTGTGGCAGGCGGCCTTGTCCGCCACCCTGTCGTCTGCGCTGGCAATTCCCGTGGCCCGCGCCCTGGCCCGGCGGCGCTTTCCCGGACGGTCGGCCCTGGTCACGCTGTTGGGCGCGCCCTTCATCCTGCCGGTGATCGTGGCGATCATGGGGCTGATCGCGGTCTTTGGCCGTAACGGCGCGATCAACGATGCCTTGCGGCTTGCCGGATTGCCCGAGGTCAGCATCTATGGCTGGCAGGGCGTGATCCTGGCGCACGTGTTCTTCAACCTGCCCTTGTCCGTGCGGCTGATCCTGCAAGGCTGGCAGGCAATCCCCGCCGAACGCTTCCGGCTGGCCGCATCCCTGGGCTTCGGCCCCCGCGACGTGGCGCGGCATCTGGAACGGCCGATGCTGCGGGCGGTGCTGCCGGGGGTCTGGCTGGCGGTGTTCCTGGTCTGCCTGACCAGCTTCACCGTGGCGCTGGCCCTGGGCGGCGGGCCGCGCGCGACCACGGTGGAGCTGGCGATCTATCAGGCCTTCCGCTTCGACTTCGACCTGGGCCGGGCGGCAAGCCTAGGGCTGGTCCAGATCGGCATCTGCGTCTGCGCGATGATGCTGGCATGGTGGATTGCGATTCCCGCAGCCTTCGGGGCGGGGCTTGATGCCGCGCATATGCCCGCAGCGCCCGGCGGCTGGCGCCGGATCAGCGACGCCCTTGTGATCACCGTCGCAGCAGGATTCCTGATCTGGCCCATGGGCGCGGTGACGGCGCGCGGTTTGCCGCAGATCCCCGCCCTGCCGCCCGAGGTTTGGGAGGCTGCGCTGCGATCCATGGTCATGGCGCTGATTTCGGCCACCTTGGCCTTGATCCTGACGCTGGTGCTGGCCTTGTCGCTGGCGCGCGGGCGGATGCAGTGGGTGGAAACGGCGGGGATGCTGCCGCTGATCGCCTCGCCCCTGGTGCTGGGAACGGGGCTGTTCATCCTGCTGCGCCCATGGGTTGATCCCCAATCGCTGGCCTTGCCGCTGACCGTAGGGGTCAACGCGATCATGGCCCTGCCCTTCGGGTTGCGGGCGCTGATCCCCGCCGCGCGGACTTTGCAGAGGGATTACGGGCGGCTGGCCGATTCGCTGGAGATGGGAGGGCTTGCGCGGCTGCGTTACCTGACCCTGCCGCGCCTGGCCCGGTCGCTGGGCTTTACGGGGGGTCTGGCGGCGGCACTGGCCATGGGGGATCTGGGTGTGATCACATTGTTCGCGGGCGACCGGCCGACGCTGCCCTTGCAGATGTATCAGTTGATGAACTCCTATCGCATGGCGGACGCCTCGGCCTGCGCGGTGCTGCTGATGGCGATCAGTTTTGGCCTATTCTGGATCTTCGACCGTGGGGGTCACCTTGCTTGA
- a CDS encoding thiamine ABC transporter substrate-binding protein — protein sequence MKLPLMLVLLAATPAIAQDKPVLTVYAGESITSEWGPGPKIEEGFEAFCNCDLRFVTGDELSRVLMEGERTEADIVFGLNTDVTARARASGLFAPHGQDTGDLSLPIEWTDDIFLPYNWGETAFVYDETRLQNPPASFAELLEAPDDMKIVIQDPRSSVSGLALLLWVKSVYGDQAPDAWAKLAPKVLTVTKGWSESYGMFTEGEADMVLSYTTSPAYHIAEEDDTTKRAAIFPEGHYFMTEVAAQLRTTDQPELAQAFMDWILTPEFQTIIPLANWSLPAKLPQDDWPQVMRDLPRPEKTLFYSEDEAEALRQPALDEWLRAFSG from the coding sequence ATGAAACTGCCCCTGATGCTTGTTCTGCTGGCGGCGACCCCGGCCATTGCGCAGGACAAGCCCGTCCTGACCGTCTATGCGGGCGAATCCATCACCAGCGAATGGGGCCCCGGCCCGAAGATCGAGGAAGGGTTCGAGGCCTTCTGCAACTGCGACCTGCGCTTCGTCACCGGGGACGAGTTGTCCCGCGTGCTGATGGAGGGCGAGCGGACTGAGGCCGACATCGTCTTCGGCCTGAACACCGACGTGACCGCCCGCGCCCGTGCATCCGGCCTTTTCGCGCCGCATGGGCAGGACACGGGCGATCTGTCGCTGCCCATCGAATGGACCGACGACATCTTCCTGCCCTACAACTGGGGCGAGACGGCCTTTGTCTATGACGAAACCCGGTTGCAGAACCCGCCCGCCAGTTTCGCCGAATTGCTGGAGGCGCCCGACGACATGAAGATTGTGATCCAGGATCCGCGGTCGTCCGTGTCAGGGCTGGCGCTGCTTTTGTGGGTGAAATCGGTTTATGGCGACCAGGCGCCGGACGCCTGGGCCAAGCTGGCGCCCAAGGTGCTGACCGTGACCAAGGGCTGGTCGGAATCCTATGGGATGTTCACCGAGGGCGAGGCCGACATGGTCCTGTCCTATACCACCTCGCCCGCCTATCACATCGCCGAGGAGGACGACACGACCAAGAGGGCCGCCATCTTCCCCGAAGGCCACTACTTCATGACCGAGGTCGCGGCCCAGCTTCGCACCACCGACCAGCCGGAACTGGCGCAAGCCTTCATGGACTGGATCCTGACGCCCGAGTTCCAGACGATCATTCCGCTGGCCAACTGGTCGCTGCCCGCCAAGCTGCCCCAGGATGACTGGCCGCAGGTCATGCGCGACCTGCCGCGCCCCGAAAAGACCCTGTTCTATTCCGAGGACGAGGCCGAGGCACTGCGTCAGCCTGCGCTTGACGAATGGCTGCGGGCATTTTCCGGCTGA